The Nicotiana tabacum cultivar K326 chromosome 5, ASM71507v2, whole genome shotgun sequence sequence TCCTCGGCGTCTCGGCTGAAGCTTTGAGCTCATTCATCTCGGCCCGGAGCTGGTCAATCATTTATATCTTCTCTTGGACCTACGAGGTTATGTCGTTAGTCACTACGCGTATCctttcatttttatcaaaatccttGCCTTCTCAACCAGTTCGACATGCTCTCGTTTGACGGACAAAGCCTCTTTTTGAGACTTCTCCAGCTCAGCTCAAAGAATAGGGAGATCCTTGAGGGCCTCATCTTTTTGCTCACTGAGGACCTTGTACATGTCCTTTTGCCGAACTTGATccttgagctcgaactcgagctagCTGACTTCCATCTGAGATGGATGGAAACTTTCATGGTGGAGCACCGAAGCCTAAAAACAAAACAATAAAATCATAAGGGCATATTGAAGTTAAATAAAATGCACAAAGGGCACAAGGAAGGGGAAACTTACCCTATTCAGTGCCTGTTGTGCTTCATTGAAGAGGCTCGGAGTGCTCACTTCGTTCATCTTCACCCAGTCCTCTTTGGTCACCAGGCAGCGAAGGTAGTTGGCCACGCCCAATGGAGCGGACAGTACCTGGGTGTCCATCAGGATAGTAAACACGACCATTATTTTACAGTCGGGGTCCACGCTCGGAGCAGGGAACTTCCTCAACAATTTTGGGCTCGagctcggctcggctcggctcgCCTGCCCCCGATGACAGGTCCTTTTTTGGGATCTTCAGGTGGCCAATCCTGGAATAATCCTCCAGCGCGCGCATGTCCACGCCATCAAAAAACTTGTTGATGGCCTCTTCTGCGCCCCGTGCCATCTCATTTGACTTCTCTTTATCAACCTGAGCCTCGTCGAACATGGACTCTGTATGAGACGGCGAATACACGATGACGGCTATTTCCTTCGGGGTAGGGGCAGTTTCTCGAAAAGCCATAGCCTCAGATTTTCCTTCTGGCTCCCGAGCTAAAGAGGGATCGGCCTCTCGGCCACCTTCCCCGGTTGCTGCCCATTCTTCCTCGTCAATAGTTGACCCATGAACGACAAACTCTAGTTCATCATCTTCAGGATATTCTCTGAGCCGGAAAAAGGAGTTGGGGTCCGGTAGCAAGTGAGGACAGAGTCTCATCCTCTTCTAGTGGCTAAAGCTCAGTGGTCTTGAGAAAACCTATAAAAGAGAAAGGACTTAGTAGAAATAAAGTATGAGTATGAAGGTAGACTTGTTCGGGAAGAGCATTCACCATGGGAACGGGTCTTCCACTTGCCCTTTGATAGTTTGCGCCATTCATGCTCAAAATATGACTTTTGTCTGCAGATCCCTTCAATCCACTCCTTTAAGCGAGGGACTATGTTGGGATCTTGGGATACCACTGCACGATGATCGGAATAGGCAattagaaaaagaacaaaagaaattcCAAGTACTCAAGAAGGAAAGAGACTTATGGGCTGAGTTCCACTTTTCAGTAAACGGTAAATATTCGGGGGTAATAAGGTCTTTGGTTTTCACCTGAACAAATATCCCTTGCCATCCTCGATCCCGATATTCATGTGAAACTTTGTTGAAGATTTATGTGAAACCTGATGAAAGGAACATAGAGAGAGAATCTAGTGTTCCAATTACGAAAGATGGAGTTGATGATCATTGTCATGGTACAAAGCCTACTGTTACAATTAACAAAGATGCAGGTGGTGATGAACGTGATAATATGGATGTCATGCAGAAGTTCAGTATGAAAGCGATTTTAGAGATGCATATCTAGATGATGAAACTGATAACGTCACTGATATTGGGAAAGGTTAGAtatagattttgaattttttttcgtTGAAATTTATATTAAATAGCATAATACATATAAACGTTTTTGTGATTACAAATATTTGTAGAATCTATTGATGGAGTAGAAGTTCAAGATGTAGTAGAATGTCAAGACCAGGAAAATCCAAAAGAGACAGGAGTAACAAAAAAATTTTGTAAATGTGGATTGCAATCTTAGGACGATTTAGAAAGTCCATTAGGAACAAGTGTCAGTGATATTGTATGCAAATGCTTAGAAGGAACATATGGTATGTTTACACCTCTCTcatataaagagaaatttggagTTCAAAATTGTGCCAATCAAGGTTAGATGAAATTTTCATGATATGTTGAATGTTAGTTTTAGTGAACTATTAGAATGGGTATTAATTGCAAATGTTACAGAATCTTTTGAAGCTGCAAGGGAAGAAGCTGGAGTGGAGTATCAAGAAAAAAGTGGAGTACAATCTCAAGACCTAGAAAATACCGAAGGAACTAGCATAAGTGAGATTGTTTCCAAATGCATATATAGAACATATGATCTCTCTACACCTCGCTCTCTTACCGACAATATTGGAAGCTAAGAAAATGTTAGTGAAGATAATGATTTAATTGGGATGATCTTGATAATTGCAAACGGTTAGAcagtatttttttttaagtttatacatgtttgttttaattaaagattAGTAACAAGTACTAATTGTGTTAGCTCTTGTAAATATTTTACAGAATCTTGTGAACTTGCAACTGAAGAACATGGAGAACAgttgcaagataaagaaaatgtgcagttggaagataaagaaaatgatGCAACCAATAGGTCAGCTCAATTGTTTGTTGAAAAAACACAAGAAGGCGGTATGAATAAGACATGTATTGATTGTGTCGTAAATATTATATTCATAATTGAAAATGCCAgtacatttcaaaaataatgttCTTAGTTTTTGTCTCTTCATTTGACGACTTGCAacaaactaatatatatatatatatatatatatatatatatatatatagtgttgtCTGCAGAGgaaaacaatgatgaagctcTTAACCAATATACTAGGAAAAGAAAGAGAGGTAGTATTGGTTATGATGGTCCGTCATTTTCTATTCTTACTCCTACTCCTCCAAGTACACAAATGAGCATTGATGGGGGTTTGTATATGGAGGTTGAAGGAAATATTGAAGAAGAGCTTGGTCGAGGTAAAAGGAATAAGAAGCTTAGTTGGCAGTTGAAATCTCCTTTTGATCAAGAAAGAAAAACAGGAACATCGATGGCGCACAATGAAAATACTCCCAGGAGTTCGAGCTAGATAAAATCAACATATACTCGTAGATGTATTTTGTATTATGCCAAATATGATgcaaaaattattgaagaaattcattgtgtggttgggcaaggagaaaagaaaaagtcgCAAAAAATAGTAAGTCCCTTAATGTATTTCATTATTTGTTAATTGCTTAAATTCGTGTCCTTaacttgtaattttaaatttagGACTAAGTGTATTGATATTGAAATTGCTAAagctaagtgtccttaacttctgtgattgtaagtctaagtttaggaccaagtgttattgaatttgaaaatcaaagttaaggacatttggtccttaacttttcaacttggaattcaaagtttaggaccaagtgtcctgaacttttgaacttgtaagtcaaagttcaggaccatgtgtccttaacttttaaacttataagtctaagttcaggaccaagtatcCTCAACTTTTGAAGTTGAAAGTCTAAGTTCAAGACCATGtgtgaacttgaaacttgaagttcaggaccaagtgtccttaacttttgaagttggaactataagttaaggactgcttgTCTTTAACTTTTAtacttgttagtctaagttaaggacaaagtgtcctgaacttttgaacttgtaagtctaagttcaggaccatgtgtccttatcttttgaacttgaaactcaaacttcaggaccaagtgtccttaacttttcaacttgaaagGCTAAGTTCAGAACTAACTTCTAACTTTgacattctcaaaattttcaggAGACAAACTGATATATATGCTGATGATAATGGTGTGAGAAAGAATCCATACAAATTGTATCATcaaaaatcagtagcaaaatgtTCTTCCTTGAGCTTTCAGATAGTAGCTTTGTACTTGATGATAAGGTTTGATAATTCGCAAgccatttattttctttattcttaatttattatttttcattattttatgactggtggatttgttttattttttgcctttttatgaAGCATATTGACATTGCCCTATATTATCTGAGAAAGAAGGAATGCTACCACCCTCGCGACCATTCTTTTTTTTGCACAACTACAGATATACTTTTTGATAACTATATGGTGATTGTGTATAAGGATTTCAATGAAGATGCTACAGATAAGTTTTGGTATGGTGATAATCAATTGTTTCTGACACCATATGTGTGGGGGGACAGTCGTAGATGTGGAATTGCTTGGATAGAGGTTGATAAAATCTTTTTTCCATATCGGCTTCCTTCAGAAGATGATAATGCTGTGAAACATTTTCTTTTGGGAGTATTGGACTTGAATGAGAAAAAGATTGATGTGTACGATTCCATATATAGTAAGCCATATGAGGCAGGAATGAATCACATTGAAATGTATGCACGCATGATCTCCCACTTGCTAAAGTTCTCACAGTTTGACAAACATCACAAGTCTTTTGGAAATGCCTTTAACAGATTTGATATTCAGTGGCAAAGATCACCACACCAAACTGGATCGTACGTGTTATTATttgttatataatatatatgtactTTAGATTTATTGTTTAATTGACTACATATCTTACATTTTTCTTAGGACTGATTGTGGTGCATTCCTGATCAAGTATGTGGAGTTGTTGATGATTGGAAATGATGTGGAGAAATTCCAACCTGAAGACATAAAAGACTTTAGAAAAGAACTTGCCACAAATCTTTGGGCACATGATGAGTGGAAAAGAAATTTTGGTTATGATACACCACCAGAAAATGTTGGCGATGACTATGATAGTGAAAATGAAACTTGCTGTCCGAAGGAGATGTAGTTTAGTTGTAATGAAAATTGCTATAAAGAATCCATATGAATTCTGAAATATCCTGTAAATTCCTCAAAAGGCACTTTTATTTTGTTTGCATAACATAAGTTTTTGTCACAGCTATGAAAAATTACAACTTTAGAAGTAATATGAAGGCATCATGTTATTAATTTCTTTATTCTGTCAAGTATTGATTTGTCCATTGAGCTTGTTAGTATTACTTCATGACTAACTGAACTTGTAAGTCCAAGTTCAGGACCATGTgtacttaacttttgaacttgaaactgaAACTTCAGaatcaagtgtccttaacttttgaacctgtaattcaaacttaaggactgcatgtccttaacttttgaacctgcaagtcaaacttaaggactcctgaccttaacttttgaacatgaAACTTAAAGATAAGggcagacagtccttaactttgaagtttgaactcaaagttaaggactgtctgtcctaaACTTTTGAACCTGTAATTCAAGCTTAAGGACTGTCTAACTTTAACTTTTAAACCTGCAAGTCAAACATAAGGACTCATGtacttaatttttgaacttgaaactcaaagttaaagacagacagtccttaacttttgaactttgaactcaaagttaaggactgcctgtccttaactttttcaacCTGTAATTCAAatttaaggactgcatgtccttaacttttgaacctgcaagTCAAAATTAAggactcatgtccttaacttttgaacttgaaactcaaagttaaggacaggcagtccttaacttttgaacatggaactcaaagttaaggactgtctgtccttaacttttgaaccagtaTTTCAAatttaaggactgcatgtccttaacttttgaactttgaactcaaagttaaggactgtttgTTCTTAACTTTTCAACCtgtaattcaaacttaaggattgcatgtccttaacttttgaacctgcaagtcaaacttaaggactcatgtccttaacttttgaactttgaactcaaaagaaacaaaaagaatgtAAGCAGaaagaaattttgaaaattcAGACATCTGCTCAAATAAGAATAATCTAAAtgaatccaatttatagcaaaaaCTTAAAAGAGTCGATAAACATAAGTGGATATATCTACTATTCTCTATGCTTTCTTGAAAATGGATGGATTGCCGGAGAATATATACAAGTTATTCTATTATGACCAGTTCTTCTGCAATGACCACatttgaatattatttttgatgactCGGTCACTGGAATATGCCTTTTCTTCTGCCTTCTACCTGGTGGCACTTTGAAATCTGGAGGTTTAATAATTTGTGACTTAACACTATCTGGTACAATCCAAGAATCAGTATGTCCTACAGAATGTATTTGTCTTTCATATGTTTTCAGCCAATATTCCTTTAAGTACCAGTGCAAGCAAAAGTTGGACTTCTTGATATTTCTCTTCTCGATGGCTGCAATTGCATGTATGCATGGTAATTCATCAAATTGAAACTGAAAacaatcacatgttcttttgtttaagtctaccaagaaagttattccttcttcttcaactctagaacgccatgaatcaacagggaagaccttcaatgttgaaaaattataagttagtacattatgttaaattatattaaaatcatAAGCTAAACATAGAACATAATACTTACATTCAAAGTAAATGCTAAAtctatctttttcttcaattcctcctCTATCCAACAAGAAACATCATAAAAAGTTCCTtctgcttcatttcttctttcattaaACCAACGGTGTAGCTTCACTTGAATGAAATCCATCATTCTTAATATAAGTAGCTCCCTTGCTTCTAATAGGACAAAATTCATTGACTCAACTATgtttgttgtgagcatgtcataTCTTCGTCGTGGACTACAAGAACGTGCCCACCTTTTCGGTGGTTCTTCCATCAAGTAGTCATAAGTCTTCTTATCTACTTTTGCTATATCTAACATGTATAGATCAAATTCTTTGTTCATGTATACTCTTGCAACACTTTGGAAAAGTTTTATGACCTCACTTTTCACTTTCCTTCGCTTTAGGTTCTgctccaaatgatagatacaaatCCCATGATGGCTTTCAGGATATGCTTTTGTAATGCCATATGCAATAGCTTGATGCCTGTCtgattaaaaaattaaattctcaCGGCTCCCAATTGCATTGCGAAGCTGACTAAAGTACCACTCATAGGAATTGTTATTTTCAGATTCTGCTATTCCAAAGGCTAGTGGGAAAATTTGGTTATTTGCATCCTTTGAAActgaaatcattaaaacaccacAAAATTTTGACTTCAAAATAGTTGCATCAACATCAATCACTGGTCTACAATGATTCCAACCAGATATTGATGATCCATATGtataaaacatataaagaaacctaaaaataCAGTATAAAATAAGGTTaacaaaagttaaggacaggtagtcctaaacttcagattacaaggccaaaagttaaggacaagtagtcTTGTATTTAGATTTACAaggtcaaaagttaaggacagtcAGTCcgtaacttagagttacaagttataaagttaaggacatgcaatccttaactttgagttcaaagttcaaagttaaggacaagtagtccttaactttgacttacaagttcaaaagttaaggacagtcAGTCCTGAACTTCTGgttacaagctcaaaagttaactGGTTAAAGACAGCATGTCCTAAATTTTATAAAACGGactaataaatttttttttgattgtttACCTGTGTTGTCGTCTATTTTTATGTTAGTATATGCTCCCGGGTTTTTACTTCTCATTATATACAAGTATGAAGACAATAATTCATAattttcttcaggagttcctcttATTAAAGCGGAAGCAAGTTGAATAGCACGTCACGCCTTGTGATACCCAATGTCTAGTCCATGCAATCTTTGCATCTCTGCCATGAAAAAAGCTGGTGTAACTTCAAACCTTGGGTCTCGAAGATTGTCGATAATGTAACCACTAATCAACTTTGAAGTTGCATGCCTTTGATCAGCTTTCATAGTGTTAATAGAgcagtcatgatttttctcaaTCTTTACTATCTTGAACAGTGTTGAATCTTTAATTCTGAAAGCACGCACACACCACCCACACCTATCATCATTGCATTTCAACGAATATCTTGTTGAGCTTGATCTAACAACCTTGAATTCAAAATGTCCTTTAATTGCTATATTCGAAAAACAGTTAATTATACTCTTCTTTTTATCAAATACTGATCCCACTTTTATTTCATCCAACGAAACATTTTCTCTTAATATCGTAGttggggattttttttatttcaaatttgacCTTCGTCTAGTTAGTTGAGTAGAGGTTTTTCAGCAACTTCTTCGATTATCGGTGCACTCTCTAAGACTTGAATACCCAAAGCTTGTTCATTGTCAATCTCTATAATGCTttgtccttctacttgaatagaaTCAAATATTTGAAGCACCTCTTAAGTTATTCGTTGAGCTTCAACCATATCTATTTCCATTATCTGTTggcatttgttttgattgtcatgtTGAGTTTCTCTGTTGACATGTGTTTGAAGCACCTCTTCAGTTATTGGTTGAGCTTCAACCATATCTATTTCCATTATCTGTTggcatttgttttgattgtcatgtTGAGTTTCTCTGTTGACATGTTCAAAGTTGCTTGTTGATCCAAAAACTCTTTCCGAAATATCAACAATGAAACGACAACCCCTGAAGAGTAAATGAGTTTATAGTAACTCTATACATGTTTGAAGATCTAAATCTTTGGATACAAGCATTCCCTTGCTTGTTCCAaggttgatatcaaaccatatcacTGCTTCAAACTTGTCTCTATCCAATTCAATAACTTCAAAGATATGTTTAATGAAATCTTGAAACCGAATTGTCTCAGGTACTAGAACAAGCTTTGTTTGATGATCAAGATACTTATAGTCTTCAGTCCATCTACCATTAAAAGCAACTATAATGCATATTGTTTCCATCCTGCAAGTCaagagaatgggaaactcgggacaTATTTTATAGAGAAATCCTTGTATAATTAAGAACAGGTATTGTAAGTTCAAGAccaagttaaggaccaagtgtccttaacttttgaacttggaattcaaagttaaggactgcctgtccttaacttttgaaccttcaagtcaaacttaaggactcctgtccttaacttttgaacttgaaacttgaagttaaggactccctgtccttaactttttaacttggaaCTCTAGGTTAAGGATCAAGTGTCCTTAACTATTCAACATGCAAGTCAAAGTTCAGGACGAAGTGTccttaactattgaacttgaaacttgaagttaaggactacctgtccttaactattgaacatgtaagtctaagttcaggaccaagtgtccttaacttttgaacttgaaacttaaagttaaggacttcctgcccttaactttttaacttataactgtaagttaaggaccaagtgtccttaaatattgaatatgtaagtcaaagttcaggaccaagtgtcctgaaattttcaacttgaaactcaaacttcaggaccaagtgtccttaactttttcaaaACAATTTGCAAAACTATGACAGTATGTCCTTAATATacagaagaacaacaacaaagttaaggacattgtgtccttTACTTTTTCAATTCAATTTGCAAAAttaggacactatgtccttaatattatgTGCTCAATGTTTCTAGAATTATCACAGGACGCGATGTCCTTAACCTTATCAAtccagaaattcaaaaaaaaaaaatcaaatttctaCTTACCgtataaaaatcaatagaaatggaAAAAGTTATAACTatgtcaaaataaaaatcaatacAAACACATAAATATATAACTTACTGTAAATTTATGTCGATTTTTGAACGAAAAGGTTGAATTCTATAGTTTGACATCGGAAGAGAATCTTCTGCAATTCTATACTTTCAAATTCGACGATCACAGTGAAGTAGTTACATGCGCTGCTGCTGCTCGTTAATAAAAGTGTAGGTATACGTTATagcagaagggtatttttgtccaatcaGGTATAAGTTTATTAAACCAGTGGCTAAAGCCTAAAGACATTTAAAACACTGGCTTTAAAATAAAGACAGGTGCTATTAGTGGCTATTTGTGCACATCACCCCCTATATGGGTGTGTGCTTCCATCTCAGTTCACTTCTCGACACTGGAACTAACTTTGATTGGACAATAGATTTATAAGTGGTGAATTGTTGTATCTTAAGTAAACCAGCCATAACCATGACTTCAACTCTTTGAGAATAAGAATATCCTTATGTCATACCAAGATTCAATCGCATGAACTCTTGCAACATGATGTTGAAAGCACAATGAAGATTTCAACAACAAACTAAAGCATTACATTTCAGTAAATTCAACGATCAATTCAAAAGCCTATGTGTCAGACCAAAAACTCTGGCCCATAGCAAAAAGAAAACCTAAAATCTTGTCTAAATTTTGCTCAACGAGTGAAGTCGCCTCCATGGGAAAAAGATGAAGTATATCTTTTATCCAAATTTGAAGCCACCTGCAGGAACATTAGGTTGGTTGTTTCCGAATTGGAAACCTTGCTGATTTCTATCAAAACCATCAGAAAGATTttgttcttcatcttcttcagcccAATATTTCTCCAAGATCTTTACAACTTTCTCATATATCTCATTGTTGTCATGAGTTTGGAGATTCTCGATCTTGTCCAAACCTTCACATTCATCAATCCTTTGTGCATATAAATTAATTCCACCATTCATGCCTGCTTCTCTGTCTGCTTCACCCacctttaatatattttcaagccCCTCCAGACATACAATAACAATTCTGGGATCCGGACAGATCAGGAGATCACAAAGTGGCTTAATGCAACCTTGACTTGCCAAGAACCTGCAACGGGAATAGAATAAATCAAATAGCGTTGCTCAAACATAATTTCACTTAAAATTGATGCACAATTTGCATAAAGGAGAAGCCCCTTCTATCCGACCCCCTTCTTATCCCAAGGACCTTGACGGAGAAGGATGCCTTTTGACCCTCTCTGTTTGAAATGTGGATGGTTTCTAAACTGCTGATAATATACCCAACTTGCTCATTCAAATGCCTACTGATTATCTGTAAAATAAAATTCTTCCTTGAGGTGTTTTACCTTCCATGGGTTAATGATCATCttaattgaagaaaaaaatgaaaaaaaaaatcatcttaATTGAAGTCCTATACATTGTCCTTTTTTATTGTTTCACCTCCCCCATCCCGCCAAACCTTTTTTTATGCATGGGACCCCTCCGAAGTAGTGTTGGGACGAGCATGAAGTGAAGTGACAAGGCCCCGATTAGCTTAAAATGCGAAGCGAAGCgagattttcaaaaaaaataccaaaatataccTTGTACGAAGACAACATATATAAGCACATATTCAATTTAAACACTAAAAAGTAGATAGCCAAAAATCCTCAATAAGACGAGCAAATCAACACTACAATATAAATGGATCAACATCCTAGACTTCTATAGCTACAAGATTGTCAAAATCTTGTATTCCATTATCATCATTATATTGCTTATcatctacttcttcttcttcaccgcGTAGGAATAGATTTGTAGCTACTTATTTTCCCTCCTATGTGAGCTTGAAGTACTTTCCATTAAACCATAATATTTCTCCTCAACTCCACTTGTCTCTGCAACATTACCCCAATCTTGTATTCCATTATCATCATTATATTGCTTATcatctacttcttcttcttcttcaccgcGTAGGAATAGATTTGTAGCTACTTATTTTCCCTCCTATGTGAGCTTGAAGTACTTTCCATTAAACCATAATATTTCTCCCCAACTCCACTTGTCTCTGCAACATTACCCCAACTGAATTAGAATCTCCACCAAATACTTCTTCATCATCATAATCCTCAGGGACTCCAGTTAGTCATTCATTAGCCTCATCGATATTGTCCAAACATATTAGATCAATTACATTGCTAGCGTCGTAATTATGTCTCAATGCTCTATTGTATTTAATGAACACTAGATCATTGAGACGCTTTAGAATTAGTCTATTCCTCTTCTTGGTATGAATCTGCAAATAAGTTGTGGCACGTAATTATTAGGACTTAAGACCATTGGAATATAATTGAGTTATCTCAATATACAAAATATTTCTTCATATTCAAACATGCTCCAATTT is a genomic window containing:
- the LOC107830594 gene encoding uncharacterized protein LOC107830594; amino-acid sequence: METICIIVAFNGRWTEDYKYLDHQTKLVLVPETIRFQDFIKHIFEVIELDRDKFEAVIWGCRFIVDISERVFGSTSNFEHVNRETQHDNQNKCQQIMEIDMVEAQPITEEVVRSSSTRYSLKCNDDRCGWCVRAFRIKDSTLFKIVKIEKNHDCSINTMKADQRHATSKLISGYIIDNLRDPRFEVTPAFFMAEMQRLHGLDIGFLYMFYTYGSSISGWNHCRPVIDVDATILKSKFCGVLMISVSKDANNQIFPLAFGIAESENNNSYEWHQAIAYGITKAYPESHHGICIYHLEQNLKRRKVKSEVIKLFQSVARVYMNKEFDLYMLDIAKVDKKTYDYLMEEPPKRWARSCSPRRRYDMLTTNIVESMNFVLLEARELLILRMMDFIQVKLHRWFNERRNEAEGTFYDVSCWIEEELKKKIDLAFTLNFQFDELPCIHAIAAIEKRNIKKSNFCLHWYLKEYWLKTYERQIHSVGHTDSWIVPDSVKSQIIKPPDFKVPPGSKVKDMQSLNLNYRLKKLRTGLKVKVRQSLSLNYRFKSLGQTVQKLRTLDSEVSVSSSKVKYTWS